The Rosa rugosa chromosome 3, drRosRugo1.1, whole genome shotgun sequence sequence tatgTAACTTGGCACAGATCAATTAAAACACAGCATTACAGTAAAACTTGCTCAAAGAAGCTAAAGGGGAGGGTTAGACATTTTCCCTTGGGAAGTTCTACGTCACAATTTATTAGTCAACCTCATCATAAAGGTATTCACTTGAGCTGAATCCAGGATGATCCATGAAGACTCGAACATCTCATGGAAGAACTCTGCAGAAATCTCCTGAGCTGCAGTTCGAAATGCAATTCCAAACGAATTTCCTTTAACTGCTCCCAGTCGAGGCTTCCCACAAACCCCAACTATGATCATCTTTTTGGCTTCTTGTGCCAAGCAAGCACAAACCAAAGGCTTCATTCTAGCTCCCTTCTCTTTCAGAGCATCCATCACAAAATAGCACAATTTAGTCAATGCCTGGGGGTACCCCAACAGTTTCGCATCTACAGAATCTTCAAGTTTCACCCACCTAAATTTCCTTCCACTTCTTATACAACCACTCTTTGTTACTGCTCTACTTCCTTGTCTAACAATTGCCCTTTGTACCCGAATTGCTTTCTGCATTCCAGCTTTCAGCTTATCAAGATTGTTCAATGACAGGGCATCATAAGCTACCCCAAACTGCTTAGCAGCACAGGAACCATCTGACTCTACAAACGATTCAAGCAAAGCTGTAACTCCATACACCACATCTGCTGCTGATACCCTTGAGCCATAACCGTGGAGCCGCAGAAAGCTCCGGTAGTAGAAATCAGTGAGTCCATACTCGGGTAAAAACTGTTCAAATTGATCTCTCATCCTTTTTTTCACTTCAACATTCATGAACTGAAACTTCTGTTGGCAATCCACCAGCGCAATTCCCATCCTTGCAATAAGAAGCTGGAGCTTTTTCATTCCGTTGTCACTCCATGTCTTCATTTTGGTTGCAATGTAGGAAGAACAAATCATGGAATCAAATAAATTCCATTCCTGCAACAGCATTAGTCTAGGCTCATCTTCATATGCAATTCTAGACGAACTGGGCAGCCGAATCTTCGTCCCGTCTTTGAGAGTCACCGAAGTCACTGCCTCCAAATTCCCTGAACTGTTAATATGCTGCTCCAGCTCCATAACCGCAGCCTGGTACCTCTCATCTGTTAACCTCTCGTGTACAAACTGATCCGTTAAAGAAACACAAGACAACCAAAGCAACTCATTCGTGTTCTTCCTCAAAGAATGTGACAAATCATACATCAAACACCCCGAAGGCTTACCATGAAAAGTACCCAAATGGTAGtatttcttcttcaacttccCAAAAAGCTTAACCGGGTCTTCTTCCTCAGACACCCTCCTTTTCTTCCTCGacccatccccatccccatccccatcctCCTCACTCTCACTATCACTATCACCATCACTATCCGACTCCCCATCAAGCTCATCATCACTATTCAAGTCACTCGCATTAGCCAAAGCCGAAACATCCTCAATATCATAGGCCAAATCCGCCTGCCTCTCATCTTCCAATGTATAAAGCACAACCACACGATCATTCTGCTCACTCAGATTATGCAAATGAATCGGCCGGTGACTGTCCACCACGAAAACACGCGCCACGGGGGACAAATTGAGCAGCCTCCTCAGGTCCCGGTGACACCCCCAATTGATCAAAAGAATACAAATCGGATTCTCCGACGAAGAACACAGGTCCGGCCCTGCGTACTTGTGAATCTCCTGAAACGAAGACACCGGATAACACGAGTACCGGACCGAATCCGATTCAAGCACATGTAAAATGATTTTGAGGGCACAGAGGGAGTCCACATCTGAAGTAGATGGGAATATGAGCAGAGGAGAACCCGACGAGGCTATCGCCGATTCGCGGAGCCTCGAGTAGAAGGACTCCACTGTTTGCTCTCTAACCATGAGTCCGAGCTCAATTGGGCATAGGGGGGATAAGGGTTTCGAAAGAAATTAAAGACGAAAGCTTTGACTGTAAATCCCAAAACCCAATACAACCCTGAATCTAAATTCCAATTGGGTACTCAAATTCAAAGAAAACTACTCAGATTGAAACTAAAATATAAGGGATTTGACCCAGCAAATCTGAATCGGAGATAGTGAAGTACCTGGGATTTGTATGGGCTCGGACACAGCGATGGGTTCTGTGTATTCGATTTCGGCTATGGCAAATTGGGAATCGAATCtgggagagaaagaaagagagagagagagagagagagagagggagggagatgGGGTTTTAGAAATTGAGAGTGTAAATTTGAAAAGCATTTGAGTTTGGGTTTTCTGTTTAacgcttttttgtttttggttgaaatttttgaaCTTTTTAAACGCGCCGCGCAGTTTTGGCGCTCTGAAATTTTTGGGTTAGGTCGTTGTTGGAGGTGGGATAGGGTGCGTGCGTCCTCAGGCTGGGCTCTCGTTGATGTGAGGAGTAGATTGGTTCGACGGTGAGGATGGGCTGATTGTTGCAATTGATGCGATGTTGACTGTTGGACCCCGTTTCTTTGTCGGCGGCTCAGACTCTTTATTAGGGAATTATAAAGGAATGATATCGTGCATGCCACGTGGCGCGCGGTACGGACTAGGAAAGTTATAAAAATCTTcggaattaattttttttttttaatttatttattttgtaatgCATTTGAACACCCAAAACCATGCCCCCAATAAGTTAATCATGTTTTGCATGCTGAATAGAGCTAATCATTTTGTTTATTTCGTAACCAATCTTTCGTCTTTGGTTTTTACTATAGTCAATCTAGTCATTGTCTTCATCTCCTCGACTAAAATGTGGTCATTTCCATCAATCTGGTGTAAAATCATGCACAGGACAGTGAAACACAAACGAAAAAGGATAAACAAGGGAACTGACATGCTTGGTGAAACTGAAATTTCAACCCAACACTAGTTCATTGTTCAGTACTATCTAGGAGGTAGGATTCATTCAGATGATCGAATATGCAGAAACAATTAATGTAGCATATAGTtcaagaagagaagagaagagaacaaGAACCAAGACAAATTGTGGCGGTGATATAAATTGAAATAGAATCAAAGAATCTGTATCTGGTTCCTCACAGCCACATAGAGTATATGATAAATTAGCTTTCTATGGCACAACACAGTGAACACAGCTAAAGATGAAATGAGAAGCGAAAaccagaaagagagaaaaaagtaaaaaaagaaaagattttcCAATGAGTGGAATGAAATCTTTATTAATACAAGATAGCACACATGCCCATAAAATGAATGCAGCACTTTATAAAAGGTACTCCTCATGGAGATAGCCTTTCAAAGATATTTACAGGTCCAAACACCTTATAATTACTCACAAACTCAGACCCAACATCTCATTTTCTGCTCCATGGAAAGCAGCAACTCTGTACAAAGTGAGTGAAAAACAAAATGAGATGAGATAAACCACAAGTTCGACGAAAATAAGAAAACCGGCAGAGGATCATAATGACAAACCTTAGCACTGTCATTGCCAGCAGGCTTCCGTTGAGTGTGGTACGATGGCTCAGGTGGTGTGCCAGGAACTTTTCCTGCCTTCTCCTCCCTCACTTTGTTGAAAATGTGAGTGAAACCATCAGCTGATGCCGGGTTGTTCTCATCCCACTCACCAAATTTCGGGACAGCAGCACCTTTGTCAGGCTGACACAATAGACAGAAACATGCTCAGGAAGTATATCATAGGTAACAGCGCAACTAGTCAATTAGGTATTGTGATTAACTCCACCACCAATCATTTTGAAAACAGTAGTTCTTACAACAAGAAAGTTTTCTTGATATGCATGCCTCCGAACAATGCTCCATCATCGGTCAAAACAAGTTTTTGGAGACCATATTATTTTAGTGACAGTTACCATAGACATGTGACTAGTTATGTTATTACGGCAATAACATGATGGaaataagaaagaaaatttacacttTCATCGCGAGGCTTAAGACGGGATCTTCCAGGAGTACCATGGCTACTTTCATATGAAGGCTTTCCCTCCCAGGAAGGAGAATCTCTCCCCGTGGCCCTTGCCTGGCGATGGAGAGGTGAACGTTCAATGCTCTGCTCAGAGCCAGCACTTTGTCGTGCAGGTCTTCGATGAGTTTCACCAGAATTTGTTCCACGCCCTCTACCAGGTTGATATGTTGATTCACCAGAAGTTTTGCGACTCAGATTTTCGCGGTGTGCTGGAGAGTTGGCATATTGCCTTTGGTCAATATCCTCCCTGCTTCTTCCCCGTTCATGATCTTGTCTTTCTGGTTCAGCTCTAACTCTGGGAGGAGATGATGTGACTGATGACATATCGTTAAGGAGATCAGGGTTCTCTTGGGGGTCATTTGGATTAATCATCTTTCCCCCAGGCCCAGTTCGACCCTTTCGCGCCTTATCAAAATAGGCTGTGTAGGGAACATTTTCTTCACCTTCCCAATTGCCAAACTTTGGTACATGAGAGCGTTGCTGCCACATGAAGAAATATTGTCACATATGAAGTACATGTAAAACATATCCATTATTCATGAGAGAATAAATTTCCAATACACTAACATAGCATCAACATATGAAGTGTTTATTAGTATGATGGAACCATGAACATGAAGGTCCAAATTTTGAAAGATGTTCTACAAGTAATTCTGCATGACTACAACTTGATTTCACTTCACTATACTTAGAATAGTTGGACCAGATCCAGGGAAGAAAAGGACAGTCAGAATCTATTAGCAACTCCCTGAATCTTGTTAAAGTAACATGAAGTTATTCAACAAGCTTTGCTGGATCCAAAGAATGAGATAACAACTGGTACCTACTTCTTGTCAATCAAGGAATTTATGGACTTGCTCAAAGACATACTTCAGAAATGTTTCCTGAAAAAATTCAATGTTTATTCTGCTCACCCTGAAATTGACTAGAAAATGACTAGTCTGTGGATATGAAGGAGAGCCAAAAGATTTGATAGATGACACATAGAAGTCATATTCAGACCCCCTCCATGACTATCAATGGAATTGGTTTGGTTTAGATTTCATATTTATGCACTTTAAAACCAAAGGACAGACAAATTAATACAACATCATGTTCCTTTTTAACAGAAGTTACTAGGATCAAATCACCTTTCTTTAAACTCAGTAAGATTGGAATACTCTTTAGCACACCGTAAAACCAATGTTAACCAATTAACATCACATTTCAGATATGCTAACAGATTATAAAAGGTATATCTCCATCCAAATTGTGCTTCAACAGTATCAACTTAGAGACAGGTGTATTGGAAACTAATGAATATTTCTCCATCCATATCAAAACTCCAAATTTTCATTTCCACTGAGAAGCCGGAGAATTTCACAATATGAATACGGCAACTAGAAAGTATAATCTACAGCAGCATCGCCGAGGGAGATGATGCTTAGTCTGGTTTTTAGAGAGAGGGCATCAATTATCTAACACCAACTGCTTTTCTATTACATACAACCACCTACACAGACTATTGATATTAAACTTCTAGTATAATACATTAACTCATTAAGCAAACCCCTTAATTCTATTTCTGTGGAAATGCCAACATTCTCACCTTGTGCTTCAACAGTACTAATTTGGAGACGCTGGAAAATGCACAGAAaacaaatgagagagagagagagattacttAACTAAAACAGGAAGTATCTAATATCTACCATTTAGCTTCCCATTCCTAACTAACACTATCCAAAGTACTACAATCAAACCCCCAAAAAAGCTAATGTGGCCCCATCAACAGGTTTATTTCGCATAATTTCACCTTCAGAATCAAATTAGAATGGCCAAGTGTATCAGTAATAAAACAAAATACCATGTCAACTACACTGATCAACCACATTACAATCTTCTAGCACATGATCCTCGAAATAAAACAACAGAGAAGAATATAAGGAACTTCAGGCTGCAATTCACCAGAGCAGAAATTTCATAAGGCAATTCAGCCACATGGAGAAAATGGAAGAATTCTTTCCTGAAAATTTTCCCTGTCTACTCAGATCACTCTAAAATGAGGGGGCAGTAAACGACTGGATAACTAACTGCCCATGGAAATGAATAAACCAAAAGATCAGCAAGATTACCATGTCCGTGACTGTCCATTGAAGTGTATGGTTTCAACTCCTATTTATTCATTTCTCAGCAAAGGCCAAGTGACCCAATGCAACATCCTCTTTTAAGTTCTTAACTGCATTTCCTAGCATTAAACCAGAATCTCTATCTTCTCACAGAATGAAAACCAATGTCAATCCACCTATATTTCATATATACGGAAATGCAAATTATCTTATCCAAATTCTCACCTACTGCCTCAACAACATCAATTGGGAGACAAAATACACAAAGAAGATATGAAAAATTATCTCTCCATCCACATGATAACAAGCCTATATGTTCAGTACCACTTAGAAGCCAAAATATTTCAAATGTGGatacacaaacaagaaaatcaAACTACATTCTACAGCATcatatggagagagagagagagagattatcATTTATCTAACGACAAATAATCACATGCATTTACACATTCATAGTAACCTCCTAATACTAAATAGATTTCCAGTATGGTAAATAAAACCCTTATTTGCCCCCCTTCAAAAGATTTATCCACCCAGAAGCTTCCAGCAGGAGCTTCAATAAATATTCCGGGAATTAAACTACATTGGCTATACGCATCATTGTACCACATCCACTAGATTGCTCAACACCTTTACAATATTCTACTATGTGATCCTGGAAAGTTCGAAGCAGGAATACCACTCCTGCCCCGAACTGCTAAGGCTCCACGTTTCCGGCACACGTTTTATATGCTAATTTAACCACacaaaaagaatgaaagaacACTTTTTCAAGAAAATTCTTAATCATACATCGCACGCATACAACAGGCAGCAAATGCAGATCCATAGCGATTAATAAGGCACTCTGATTGATCCTCCTCTTAATCTTGACAGCCCAAGTACCATGAACCCTAAAATCCCTAACTAAAAGAATGCAGACCAACAACATAACCAAGTCTGCTACAGACTTTACATATCAGCAATCCGTACAAAAACAAAGTCTTTCTTGTCAGAGAGTAAACAAAGACATATAGATTCCCAAAGTCTCATAGTAGACACCATCTTACAATAGAACACAAAATCATACAAACTACTATTTTTCGCAATCAAGAAAAGAACCAAACCCTGGCTCAACCTATCCATAACGATTGAGAATTCTCAACAGCTCAACCAACAAGAaaacatcaaaaaaaaaaacaaaacaaaaccaaaaaaaaaaaaaaaacagatacaaaaaaacaaaggaagcAACTTTATGAACTTACTGCCATCTCTCCCTCTCCACCAGATTCAGAACAGCCCCAAAAAATGTCAGAGCCCAAAATTCAGCTCCTTTCACCAAACCCACCACCAAATATCACAACACAAAGCTCCTCCTGCAAACCCTTCAAAGACCCACCAGAGAAAAACCCAAATTCAAttctagagagagaagagggGGCCAGAGAATAATGAAGCAGaagctttagagagagaaagagggcgTCGTGGAGGGGTTTATCAACCATTGACGGACGCTACCCATCATGTTTGACCTTTCTCAAAAATGTTAAAAGTCTCTGTTTCTTCTCTGTTCAAACATCCCTCTCAACCCACGAGTTGGGTCGACTCATCTCAACTCGGAGACCATTTCTTTAATGCTACGTGAAAATTCTATTGGCAGGTAGTGTTTTTCCTAGTTAAACTCTGAAATTCCACGTTTTTGGTGTTTAAAGTTTAAATCTTTTTGCACTCTTTTAGTTACCGCTGATCGTTTGGGTTGGGAAAGATTGAAGctttcgttttttttctttttttcttggagGTTTAATTTTGGTGGCGGCTGAGTTTAAACGGTGACTGTTAGAGTTGCGTTAAGGAAATTAGGCTGGGCGAGCTTGTCGGCTTCTGTGGAAACAATGCTGGTGACACATTTTCTTGTCGTTTTGTAGAGtccttttcaatttttttttttttttatatatgaattttcttttatgcTATGTTCATACTGGTAtcaagagcaagttcacccgttgggtcatcaagtcacccactattcactgctttttagtgttaatttcaccctttgggtcacgagcacagtgtgtTTCGTGCCCTAGGTCACCCTGTACAGTgctctgggtcaccatggtgacctgcaccgtgtatttcgtgccctgggtcacgggcacagtgtatttcgtgacccagagaatgaaaatatacactaaaaagcagtgaatagtaagtgacccaacgggtgaacttgctccaACAATGGGGAAAGATGTAGACGTTGACAGGTTTGATGAGAGTGTTGATGGTCCTGCAAGTGAATTTTCATTGGTGGTCCGAGTCTCTGAGAAGATATTTGAGTCGGCTATAATTGGGTTCGTTCGTGTACTGATCTTAAACTGTACACTATGTCAATTATCGATAAActtataaattcaaaattaattcATCAAGATTTATGATTAGATGTGCGGATTTGATTTTAACATGGGACATTGAACCTAcaaatcaatagatttgcaaGGAAAAAGGCACAAGGCAACAGTGTCAATGGGGTTTATCCGTTTATAAGGAGTGGCAAGAATGCAAGATCGATGAGTTTTGGGCAGCAGGGATGGGATCTATgggattgaagaagaaaaaaatggagGAGATAGCGTcgcataaaaaaaatatatattagatTTAGTATGTGTTTGAATATTGCATTAATAAGATATATGTTACACATGTTGTTAAAGGTCACATGTTAGTTTAATTTGGGTAAAAtgcatgactagtcttgattAACTAGACAAGATAATCATGATTCTATTTGTCCAAATctaaaaaacaatgaaaattgtATTACGCAtgagaataaaagaaaagaaaaatatcattACGTAGAATTAGAAATATATCATGCTTGAAGAGAAATACCATAGTTGTCAATAAcatcttagagcatctttacaATGATAGCTattttttttagtcaaattttagctaaagtagttAAAAGGTCATTTTGGCTAGTCACTTTAAAAATACATTTGCATCAATGCTtcctattttagctaattttgaatttatattattttttaaatgaagaaatatatCATGTTTAAAAAACCAAAGTTGATAATAACATcgcatacatatatattactAATATTAGTAAATCCACTTATCTTTTAAATCATAAATGAGAGCAAAAAAACAATATCATTCTGTGAAAATATATCATGTTTGAAAGGAAAGACCATAATTGACAATAACAGCACGGACGTCGGTGGATCCGATTATCCTTTAAATCATAAATGAATTTAACATCTATCCAATCCCTCCCACCTATCAAATTGTCTAACAAGTTAGCTTGTGGAACTGCTTTTTTCACATAATTGATTTGGAAAATTGGTTGCATTCTTGATCTCtttcacataatttttttttttttagaataatctcTTTCACATAACTAGAATCTCAAAGAAGAAGACGAACAAGAGGCGGCTTGGTTTGACAAGTTTTATGGGTTTATTAAACGTGGCGTGCACTAAGCTTGAATTATCTACATTTCCTATTCCTATTTTAATAAATTTGACAGAGACTCCTACCAGAGTCCGTAGAATTGGaatgtttagggtttagggtttagtgtTAAAGCTGGCGCTGCACTCATTATGAACAAATAAATTATATAACTCTCTGCCTCAAATATGATTTACCATTAATATATCGCATCGATTTCTTGGCTTTTCAATCACCTTCAAAAATGGCCATAATATTTCTAGCCTTTTTTGCTTGTTCTTAGTTCTTGGTTTTAATATTCCATTGATGAACGAGATACCCCTTTGTCTTACCAGAAAAAATATTATGGCAGTTTGCCAACTAAGTTTAGTTTAATGAAGCAGTGAGTTGTTTCAGGGAGAAAATAAACGAGGAAAATAGAGAGAGTACGTTTGGCTTTTATTGAAAATTCAACTTGTCAAAAACAAATGTACAAGTTGTGGAGAAAGGAACCATTCCTACGGGGAAGAGACTTGGTTGACGTAGAAGtcttgaagaaaaaaattgaccAAGAACACATGACACGTTAATTAGAGATTTAGGATCATCTATCATATGCAATATGTTTAAATCCTGGGATTATGATTGTTAGGTTAATAACCCTAAATGTGATTAGAGAACTTCTCTATTTACTAATGACCATATTGTTCTTACATTTATTCATACAAAAAAACCATATTTAATTTACAATTATAAGAAGTTCGTCTACTATACGTTGGATGATATACTGCTAATGTAACGATGTGTTATTGTTTATATGTATAATAAACAAATTCTCTTGTGCAACCCACAAATCCTTCCCCACCTCCAGTTCCACAAAGTCTGCATATTATCATAGAATCAATATCCTCATCAGTTTTATCATATGGGCTCATGTTCGAAAGGGATGGTCACAATAAGCATATTCTTGGTCTCTAACACCCATACAGGGTAGCTATAGGCTAGGCTCGAAATTTCAACAATATATGTCGAAGGAAGACATATGAGGAGAGAAAAGAGTTCAAGCTCTCTCATGGGAATGCTCCGAGGTCTCAACTTTTTAGTACAGACACATGCTTTGAAAGTACTCAATACAAAATAGCGGCCTGGTTGAACGTGAGGGTAGGTAGAGTGTTAGTTAGCAATGCAGACATATGACGAGAACGAAGTCAATAATTGTGAAGGAGATCCAAGCCAAGGggttttaattttcaatttagcCGAAAAAGAAGcatgaaaatagaaaaattaatttattgAGACATAACGTTAATATGACCGATTAAATGATCAATCAACTACTAGTGTGAACTCACAATTGATCGCTAGTAGAGCACaattaattgagaatttctCATAATTTCCTTGACATTTTGATCTCCTTAtttacttttgaatttttttaattattatagTAAATAATCTTTAACTTACAACTGGCAAGTTAAGAATTCTTAACATGAATTGTATTTACTAtttttgatttattttttgtttatgtcTGTATGTTTTACTTTCCAATCTCATTTATGTTTGAAACACGAACTTGGTCACTACCGTGTAAAAAAAACCAACGGTCAAGACTCTTGTTATAAGTAAATTCAACATGACCAAACTCGGAGATTTTCTCTAGACTTTGTTGATATCTTGATTGAGTTGGTTGAAAGGGTTGAACGTGATCTTATTGTGTAGAAGAACTTGCAAGTACAACGTACTAGTTCAACCCAAGACCCTCTCAACACCAAAGGAGACAGAGGTTGGTCTTTTCTTCTCGGTCGGAAACGGACAAAGCTTGTAAGTAACAGGACAAATCTTGTACCGGACGAGAAAAAGATTTTGTTCTCtcgtttttgatttttgattttggtttttctcgAGTCAATTTCACCTTGACTGTGATTATTATTACCTTTACTCTTTCGCCCCCCAAATCCTTCATGAGCTGGAGAAAGCAAACCCATTTAGAAATTCGCCTAAAGTAATTAACATTTAAGTTTTATTTAACACTAAAATTACACCACTTGTTAAATGAAAAGTCACTGACATTAGAAATGGGTTCTGTGCAGAAAAAGCTTCCTGCTTTCTACGCAGTTGCCTAATTGCATAGATCTGTGGTCTTCAAATCCCGCATTGTTTGGCCTAGAAACCCTTTCTGCGAACTGGGTTTGCCAAATTTGCCTGGAAAATTACTACCCATTAACAAAAGCTTAGACCTTTGGCCAGCAGTTTGTTGTTCAAGTAAGCTGTAAAGCTATTTCTTCTCCGGTAGGAAAGGAACCAACAAGTCAGTCTGTGCTGTGTAGAAGAAGCTTGCTATATCTCAAATCTCTTCACAAGttctcatcttttttctgaGGCCCAGTTCAAGTTTTGTTAGAAAAAACCAGAAACAGAAGCTGAGATGTATGAGTTGTTGATCCCTGTTGTGATTGCTGAGGCTGTTGTGGCATCTCTTATGTTGCTCAAGATTGGGCCTTTGAGAGAGCTTGTGTTGAAGATTCTGGATCAGCTCAAAGTGGGCAGAGGCCCAGTCACTCTGATTGGCATTGCTGGCACCATGGGTGTGATTCTCCTATCAAGATTCATTAGCATTGTCAAGATGCAGAACAAAGGTGAAAAGCTTGGGACTATGTCACCCATGGATCAGGTTCTGTACAGAACCCACATCCTTGAAGCGTCATTAATGTGTATGTTTCTGCTCTTTGTACTTTCTATATATCACAGTTGGATTATTGATTAGGGTTTTCTTCAATTATGTGGAATTTGTGTATTGGTTATATATGAGTCTCACCCAGAAAAGTAGCATTAGAATTTGTCTAACACAATTAGTTTTGGTTAAACCCTCATTACTAGATTCAGCATGAGTTGAAATTTAAAGGGATTCGAGCTAggcttttcaatttcattgcaATGGTTGTACAGTTTGACTGTGCAGTTATCATGTGGGTGGGTTGGTTATAGTATGTTTTAAAAGACTGGTATGGAGAATTGTCAATACCAATCAAAGTTTTAAATGTGTGCATAATGAACTGGGTAGGGAAGTTTGTATCTGTCAGTGTTGATGAATCACCTTAAGATCTAAAGACTTGACCTTTAGTTGCATGTCCTCTGCATTTTGTTGATCCCATGTGAATTAGTTCCATTTGAGTTTCCCTTTTTTTCTGTCAATGATTACAATTGCCGTTTATCACAATTTGTATCACTCAATGAGTATAGA is a genomic window containing:
- the LOC133739264 gene encoding uncharacterized protein LOC133739264, giving the protein MVREQTVESFYSRLRESAIASSGSPLLIFPSTSDVDSLCALKIILHVLESDSVRYSCYPVSSFQEIHKYAGPDLCSSSENPICILLINWGCHRDLRRLLNLSPVARVFVVDSHRPIHLHNLSEQNDRVVVLYTLEDERQADLAYDIEDVSALANASDLNSDDELDGESDSDGDSDSESEEDGDGDGDGSRKKRRVSEEEDPVKLFGKLKKKYYHLGTFHGKPSGCLMYDLSHSLRKNTNELLWLSCVSLTDQFVHERLTDERYQAAVMELEQHINSSGNLEAVTSVTLKDGTKIRLPSSSRIAYEDEPRLMLLQEWNLFDSMICSSYIATKMKTWSDNGMKKLQLLIARMGIALVDCQQKFQFMNVEVKKRMRDQFEQFLPEYGLTDFYYRSFLRLHGYGSRVSAADVVYGVTALLESFVESDGSCAAKQFGVAYDALSLNNLDKLKAGMQKAIRVQRAIVRQGSRAVTKSGCIRSGRKFRWVKLEDSVDAKLLGYPQALTKLCYFVMDALKEKGARMKPLVCACLAQEAKKMIIVGVCGKPRLGAVKGNSFGIAFRTAAQEISAEFFHEMFESSWIILDSAQVNTFMMRLTNKL
- the LOC133739034 gene encoding RPM1-interacting protein 4 isoform X1 → MWQQRSHVPKFGNWEGEENVPYTAYFDKARKGRTGPGGKMINPNDPQENPDLLNDMSSVTSSPPRVRAEPERQDHERGRSREDIDQRQYANSPAHRENLSRKTSGESTYQPGRGRGTNSGETHRRPARQSAGSEQSIERSPLHRQARATGRDSPSWEGKPSYESSHGTPGRSRLKPRDESPDKGAAVPKFGEWDENNPASADGFTHIFNKVREEKAGKVPGTPPEPSYHTQRKPAGNDSAKSCCFPWSRK
- the LOC133739034 gene encoding RPM1-interacting protein 4 isoform X2, which produces MAQRSHVPKFGNWEGEENVPYTAYFDKARKGRTGPGGKMINPNDPQENPDLLNDMSSVTSSPPRVRAEPERQDHERGRSREDIDQRQYANSPAHRENLSRKTSGESTYQPGRGRGTNSGETHRRPARQSAGSEQSIERSPLHRQARATGRDSPSWEGKPSYESSHGTPGRSRLKPRDESPDKGAAVPKFGEWDENNPASADGFTHIFNKVREEKAGKVPGTPPEPSYHTQRKPAGNDSAKSCCFPWSRK